A region of Thermococcus piezophilus DNA encodes the following proteins:
- a CDS encoding radical SAM protein has protein sequence MIAFGPVPSRRLGRSLGINNIPDKVCSYACVYCQIGRTLKMYVERRPFYPTEFIFEEVKKKVEEAKIRNETIDYLTFVPDGEPTLDVNLGKEVELLKSLDIPLAILTNSSLVWMEEVREDLLGFDFISLKVDAVTDEVWRRINRPHRRLKLERILEGMLELRKEFKGRLVTETMLIDWDGYGKEFERVAEFLGELRPDKAYIAVPTRPPCERWVKPAREETINRVFQTFAKVLGEDRVEYLIGYEGNAFALTGDVVEDLLSVTAVHPMRESAVREFLNKANANWSIIEGLLKEGKLMKLEYRGENFYMRRLPSRGDKSQTD, from the coding sequence ATGATTGCCTTTGGACCGGTTCCTTCAAGACGGCTGGGCAGGAGTCTGGGAATAAACAATATCCCCGACAAGGTTTGCTCCTACGCCTGTGTCTACTGCCAGATAGGGAGAACCCTTAAAATGTATGTCGAGAGAAGACCGTTTTATCCTACCGAGTTCATCTTTGAGGAAGTCAAGAAAAAAGTGGAAGAAGCAAAAATACGAAACGAAACAATTGATTACCTCACGTTCGTCCCCGATGGAGAGCCAACACTGGACGTAAACCTTGGGAAGGAAGTAGAACTTCTGAAAAGCCTCGACATTCCCCTCGCGATTCTCACCAACTCCTCGCTGGTGTGGATGGAGGAGGTTAGGGAAGACCTTCTCGGGTTCGATTTTATATCACTAAAAGTTGATGCCGTCACCGACGAAGTTTGGAGGAGAATAAACAGGCCCCATAGAAGGTTAAAACTCGAACGGATACTTGAAGGGATGCTTGAGCTCAGGAAGGAATTCAAAGGCAGACTTGTTACTGAGACGATGCTCATCGACTGGGATGGCTACGGGAAAGAGTTTGAGAGGGTAGCCGAGTTTCTTGGGGAGCTTAGGCCGGATAAGGCATACATAGCGGTTCCGACCAGACCCCCTTGTGAGAGATGGGTTAAACCAGCAAGAGAAGAGACGATAAACCGGGTGTTCCAGACCTTTGCCAAAGTCCTTGGCGAGGACAGGGTGGAGTACCTCATAGGCTATGAGGGGAACGCTTTTGCATTAACGGGGGACGTGGTGGAGGACCTGCTCAGCGTCACGGCCGTTCATCCCATGAGGGAAAGCGCGGTCAGAGAATTCCTAAATAAGGCCAATGCAAATTGGAGTATCATCGAGGGACTTTTAAAAGAAGGCAAGCTCATGAAACTGGAATATAGGGGGGAGAATTTCTACATGAGGAGACTCCCGAGCAGAGGTGATAAATCTCAAACTGACTAG